DNA from Drosophila suzukii chromosome 2R, CBGP_Dsuzu_IsoJpt1.0, whole genome shotgun sequence:
TGAACATTTGAGATTATATTTGCAATCATTAAATTTGTgcgtttattttataaatcaattTGTTGTTACTTATGGAATCAAAAATTCTTAATATTAATCTAATTTTGTCAAATAATTAGAATTAGTGATTACTTAACTCAAACTTACTGACATTCTGTTATATTCCCGCGCAATCAAACGGTCACActagttttttttgtttacaatTATTACCCAAAGATATTGCGCCATGGAGCCGGGCGTCATCCGGAAGTTGGACGAGGTGGTGGTCAACCGAATAGCCGCAGGCGAGATCATCCAGAGGCCCGCGAACGCCCTGAAAGAGCTGCTCGAGAACAGTTTGGACGCCAAGTCGAGTCACATCCAAGTGCAGGTTAAGGCCGGCGGTCTGAAGCTCCTCCAGATCCAGGACAATGGCACTGGGATACGGCGCGAGGATCTGGCCATCGTCTGCGAACGCTTCACCACCTCCAAGCTGTCCCGCTTCGAGGACTTGGCCCAAATAGCCACGTTCGGGTTCAGGGGAGAGGCCCTGGCCAGCATCAGTCATGTGGCGCATTTGTGCATCCAGACCAAGACGGCGAAAGAGAAGTGCGGCTTCAAGGCCACCTATTCGGATGGCAAGCTCCTGGGACAGCCAAAACCGTGTGCCGGAAACCAGGGGACCATTATCTCCATCGAGGATTTGTTCTACAACATGCCGCAAAGGAGACAGGGGCTCCGTTCGCTTGCGGAGGAGTTTCAACGACTGTCCGATGTTTTGGCCAGGTACGCTGTCCACAATCCCCATGTGGGCTTCACTCTTCGCAAGCAGGGCGATGCACACCCCGCCCTGCGCACTCCAGTGGCCAGTTCCCGGTCCGAAAACATTCGAATTATCTACGGGGCAGCCATTTCCAAGGAGCTACTGGAATTTAGCTACCGGGATGATGTTTTCAAGTTCGAAGCTGACTGCCTGATCACCCAGGTCAACTATTCCGCCAAGAAGAGCCAGATGCTCCTGTTCATTAACCAGCGACTGGTGGAGTCAACAGGTGGGTGACATAAGCTTCGCCcgttttaaattaataagaCAAACTTCCAGCTCTCAAGGCCGCCGTGGACTCGGTGTATGCCACCTACCTGCCTCGAGGCCACCATCCCTTCGTCTACATGAGCCTCACGCTGCCGCCCCAAAATCTGGATGTGAATGTTCATCCCACCAAGCACGAGGTGCACTTCCTGTACCAGGATGAAATTATAGAAAAAATCAAGCAGCAGGTAGAGGCCCGACTCCTGGGCAGCAATTCCACGAGGACCTTCTACAAACAGCTTCGACTGCCAGGAGCTCCAGACCTGGATGAAACGCAGGCAGCGGATAAAACACAGCGCATCTATCCCAAGGAAATGGTGCGCACCGATTCCAGTGAACAAAAGCTGGATAAGTTTCTGGCGCCTTTGATCAAAATGGAGTCAGGTGTGTCGCTCAGTTCCTCCCAGGAGGCTCCTCCGCTGCCAGAGGAGAGTTTTCGAGTCACTTCGGCGAAGAAATCCCGAGAAGTGCGCCTTAGCAGCGTGCTGGATATGAGAGTCCGGGTGGAGCGGCAGTGCAGTGTTCAGGTCAGAAGCATCCTCAAGAACATTGTCTATGTGGGTTGCGTAGACGAATTCCGCTCACTATTCCAGCATGAAACGCGCCTTTATATCTGCAACACCCGCTCCTTCAGTGAGGAACTCTTCTACCAGCGGCTGATTTACGAGTTCCAAAATTTGTCTGAGATTACTATAAATCCGCCGCTGCCACTGAAGGAGCTCCTAATGCTTTCGCTGGACAGCGAGGCCGCTGGCTGGACGCCCGAGGACGGCGATAAGGCTGAACTGGCTGCAAGTGCTGCTGAGGTACTGCTTAAAAAGGCTCCTATTATGCGGGAGTATTTCGGGCTGCGCATATCGGAGGAGGGCAACGTGGAATCTCTCCCCAGTTTGGTAGCCCAGCATCGTCCCAATGTGGCCCACTTACCAGTTTACCTTCTGCGCTTGGCCACCGATGTGGATTGGGAGCACGAGGCTCGTTGTTTCGAGACATTCTGCAGGGAAACAGCTCGATTTTATTCCAAATTGGATTGGCGGGAAGAATCGGCTGGAGCACATTCCAGATGGACCACGGAACATGTCCTATTTCCAGCCTTTAGAAAGTATCTCCTGCCACCGCCTCGTCTCAAGGAAAAAATCTTCGAGCTTACCAACCTGCCCACGCTTTACAAAGTGTTCGAGAGGTGCtagtatacatttttaatgttctttttttgtttaacaatAATGCTTTAGAAACAAGATCTCCTGGATCATAACATATTCAACTATATTGATATATTTCAGGGACCGTAACCGGTATAACTCTTACTTTTAAAATCATTCTTTATTCGTTATTCATCGCCCTTTTATTTATAGGTCATAAAGTAACTGTATTTTTCAACTTTTATGTAAATGTctgaaaataacaattattttttgtttaaaaaataaaatccttCCCGTAACTTTTctctaaagaattcgcggaTTCATATATTTAGTAATTCGCGGATGTCTTAAAATGGCCAGCGCTTACATATATGTACCAATGGTCAAAATTGGTTCCTCTTGTTCTGAAGAGTTAGCGGTTCCATATGTTAAGGAATTTATAGATGGCCAGCACTAACAAAATTGTTACCATTGTGAATAGTGTTTCCTCTAGTTCTAAAGAATTAGCGGTCGCATTGTGTCAAAGAATTTTTGTGTACAAGTACAAAGCCCAATCTGGagaacatacatacataagtaAAATATGCTACCAAATTCAAACAAGAGACaagcaaaaaatattttagactTACATTTTCGGTcaccaaacaaaaaaaaatgactTTTTTAATAAGTCTTCTCATAACAGTTACTTGGGCTTTCACTAAATAAAAGTTACGGgaagaattttatttttaagtcaAAAAATATCTTATTTACAGACTTTTATATAAAAGTCAGACAATAACAGTTACTTCATGACCATttccaaaaatgttaaattttttgtaGGTCTTTGAATAGACTacattaaattgtttttttgaattttatctCAGATTTTAAGTGTAACCCGACTTGTTCGATCAAAAGTAATAAAATAACTTAGTTTCAGTCCCTTATATATTTccttaatttttaattgttttgggttTTTGCTATTGATAGCTATAATGATAAATTTATAGACCTTCATGATTGCACTGCAAAGATTTTAAGGACCTTTGGAAACTTTCGAACAGATTGTATTCAGGATTAAAGAATTCGATTTCATTATAATGAAGGCTTCAAAGCAATTGACAAATATATAAGCATATGGATAAGGTCAGGGAATACTAAGTATTCAAATCCGGCTGGCGGAGACGTGAGACCCGCTCGGCATTCTTGACGTGCTCCTTTAAGAGCATCATAATCTCCGTGTCGTATTCCTTGGGAACGGGCTTCACGTCGGTGGCCCAGTAATAGATATCCCAGTCATTGCTGACCCCGTTGATTAACTGATCGTATAAGGCCGTCTGCTCGGCGCTGAATTTCTGAAGGTGCTTGGCCGCAAATGTGCTGATAAGAAGATCGTTTTCCAGCATTCCGCGCTTACGGGATTGATACAAAAGACTGGAAAGGATTGTAATGTGTTCAACTGAATAATACGGCAAAACGTTTTGCCTAGTTTTATAAGTCCCTTAATAtcatctttaaaataaatgggAACATATTGTGAAATAATCAGGGACCGTAAATAATCATTATttgtgatttttatttttaatgacGTACTAGAtattttggtttttctttATCCAATTTGTTTGTTGTCTGATTTTTAGGTTCATTGCGGGCAAGAGTAAATAGATTGTTAGTTTCTCTTCTAATTGGGTATATTAAACAGCCCTCGTCGACAATAGTAAAAAAAAGAGGCATTTTTGACATGTAAAAGTAAGAATCACAGTGGTCTTTCCAAAATAAAACTCACAAATAATGCTTATTTTCGGTCCTTGGCAAAATATTAATGGAATTTAAGTTGATATCATATGATacaaagtaaaataaaaatatctcTTAAAATTAAATCGGGAGGGAAATATTCGAatcatttataaatttaacagtgtatacataaatattttaagagatACTTGTAGTAATGATCTAACCCGAGCTATGAAATCCATAATTGTACTCACCGCTGCTTTCGAATATCCAACGGCTCGTTGGGACGCACAGGATATTCCGGCAACGGCAGATAATCCGGGTCCTCGTAGTCGACAATCACATCGTCAAAGGTGCTGGTGAGTGGCGGAGGAGGATTCCGCACATTTGAGGCACAGCGTGTCCACGGCAAAAAAATCCAGCTCGAAATATCCAACGTCATCTGGTCATTGCAAAAATAGTATAAATAGAAGTGCACAAAATGCAATCTTATGTAACTGCATTTAGCACAATTTTAAAGACTCACCCTTAGTTGGCGCAGCATTTTGAAGACAGACACCGCTTATAGAAATGTTTGCTTACAAAGTTTGGAAGTAAGTTTTTGATTTATATTAGATTTTGAGACAatttgaaaaatcaaagtattttgACAGCGGCCGGCTGCTCGATTTGTGActaaaaaacgaaaaaaacaCTGCCACTTTTACAGAGCTCTTTTAGTAAAGTTTTGCACCTGGTTTGGAATTTGTTTGGTGCAAAGAATACTGCGATTTCTGGCGCTAACTTAagattaacatttaaaaataactcATTCGTAAGGGACTGACTGTAAAGATACAACAAATACAAAAGTGAATAAGTTTTGACCAAAACTCACAGTCTCAAATAAAGTGCGGCTATGTTGACAAATCAATTGAAATACATTTACTAATTTGCAAATCAAacaaaacacctcttaacgaatTTATTTCAAAAGTGGTAGACCTTGTGTTTCTTATattgagctgtttaacatCGTCTAGAATTTTCAGGATTCTAAAATAACGCTTTGGGACAAActgacaaacaaaataaaattttcattttgaaCGGAGCATCCGATTTTGACAGTTGAGgggtcattcgacgcgtatttaAAGTGAGAATTTTCACGTTTACAATTTTACCGCTCTTTTTCCGAAACAAACTGATGTTTATAAAGCCTCTATATGCAATCCTTTTAGTTTTggcaatacctttcgattgatgGATCATTCGAAACAACCAGACGATTACAGtaaattttcatttcttcGTGTGTATATAGTAGTCGCCTTCGCACACCCTCTTGGTacgcttcgtcactacgtggactgTCGTTCAGTGATTATTGTTTTCAATTTGGCGCCTTACTAATTCTGTAAATGACTAACAGAACTGTTAAGTTCAATTAACGGCGGCATTCCAGTGTGACCGCActccaaaattaaaaatgtgcTAACATCTCGTACTATTTACTTAACCGGTTCGATTTCAAACGGGAAAAACTAGTGGTGGTGCTCGGTCGTAACTTAagatttacatttaaaaataactcATTCGTAAGAGACTGATATAACAAATacaaaagtaaataataaaCTCACAGTTTCAAATAAAACGGGGCTAGGCAGACAAATCAATTGAAATACATTGAATAATTTGAAAAAtgaattttataaattggCGCCTTCCCATTTCTGTTAAAATGTCTAACAGCACTGTTAAGTTGAAATTAACATCTGCATTCCAGTGTGACCGCACTCCAAAATGGAATTGGTGCTTGGTCGTGTGTCGCTCTCGCAGAAATCGAAAAATTTTTGAAACGAGCGGTTGGTGCGCGCTGCTCCgctaaaatcaaagaaaaaaatcTGAAATTTACGTCGCTTCGGAAAAACAGCCGGCAAAGATATTATGagttaatatttgtttttcttccATCCGCCGTGTTTCGCGGATAAAAAAATCGAAGATCTCGGCATGAGGATTGGGGAAATAATTAAGTGTGGTGTACTTATGCAGCGAATTCTTAGCGCGCAAAGCGTTTtgaaaaagtaaacaaataaaatgcaTGTTTCAATGGAAATCTGAGTAAAAAAGTTACCTGTTTTGTGATTTCTTTGCCACCCCCGTTtggtgtgtgcgtgtgtgcgaGCGCGTCTGTGTGAGTGTTGTGTTTTTGTgtaaaaggaaaacaaaacgGAAGGCTGAAAcaacagcggcagcagcaacaacaaaaacaaagagAGCAGTGTGTGCGAGGAGTGCGGCCAGCGGCAAAATGCCGGCGACAGCGAATTCGTGggtgttgttgctgttgttgttggtcGCGGTGGAAagatgcagcagcagcaacagcagcgggCGCATCAATagtcgcagcagcagcagcggctaTCGGAAAATGCAGTGGCAGGAGCAACAGGAGTCCCCCACCTTGCGCCCCCTGCCCGAAAAAGGTACGTGTGCTATCTCCCTCCGGCCCGTTGGCATCTCTGAGTCTCTCTTGGCTCTGGGCCCCTCTTGCCTCTCGCTCCCTCGCATCTTAATTGTTGTTAATCTGCGGTGCATTAACCTGTCCTACGTAAACATGTCCcccactctctctctctctctctcgctcgctGCCCCACCCCCCTCCCCCGGCTGTGCCAAAAATAACAACTGCTCTCCGTCTGCAGCCTCTTTGTCTctctgttttttgttgtttgtgtGTCACCCCACCCCCCGCCCCCGCCAGCCATCGTTCACTTTGTTATGCAAATTCCTTGGTTTCCTCGCTCGCAAAAATGCCGCAAAACAAATGGAAAATAGAAACAAAAACAAGTGTATGTGCAAGAATATTTTTGTCGCTTGTTTTTTGCGGACTCGCGTGGAATTTTCACGCAACAAgaattgaataaaaatatttgtgcGCCATGGAAAGAAGCAGAACGCGAGGATAATCATAAAAATGAGTTAAGTTTAATATACTCTGGCTCAAAGGGGTTTGGAAATGTATAAGTATAATAATAGCATTTCAAAACCTTATCTTTATATTGTATTTACCTATGTTTatgttatttttttataatcagTGGAGGATAgtggaatatttttttttattcaaacCAAAATTGTACTATTTTGCAgtaaatttacttttaatagaGTTAACCAGTTTAAAAAAGTCCTTacagtaaataaataaaaatattcagATAGTTAGGAAAGTGCATTTGAGATAAAAAAGTTATTGTGTGAACAAATTATTCCGAAAGAGTGGTCTGAAAATATTGTGGCACCAATTAGTAATTGAACTTTTCACTTGAAAACAATATGGTTCGCATTTGCTGTCCGCCTCTGATGATGATACCAAATAAAACACTTATTTCGCTGAAAAATTgcacagcaacaacaaacgaatttaaataaattatgtaCGTACAATGGACTTCTTGACTGGGCGCGCATTATGCATGCACATGGGCCATGACCCGAGGGTCCAAAAGTCTCCGCACAAAGGCCACCATCTCGTTAAGATACAGATAACGAGGGACGCGTAgaagtaaataaaattaaagtaaGCATTTCCTCATTTGAGGCTATGCGACGCCAGAACTTTGTCACAATTTAAACGAGCCAAATGCACAGAAGGCACCGAAATCAATCAAATAAATTGTCTGTCTGACATTCCCAACAAGACATCACAGGGTGTAGCGTACATAAATGGCAAAGTAGACAGTCGGGGGAACTATTTGATTATTAAGTTCAGTCACTTGTTTCGCCTTCAAGTTCTGTAATTGTATCCCTCAAAGAAACGGATTTCTAAGTCCTATCGCAAAATTTAACTTAATAAATTGGTATAAATTACTTTGTCCTGGCTGGTTAAAATTGCCTTCAGTCTTTTTACCTTTCACCATCTGTCCAGTTATTAATTGTTATTTACCATGTGTGTTCTGTTTCCAAGGTCGTTCACTTGCCTTTTAACAAATCGCATAATTAAAGCAATTTGCATATTGTTAATCCAGATAAATGGAAGTGGCTTTATGCTTTATTTAAAGAGCGCTTATTCGTGCGAACTCTATTGGAATTGTTTTGCTTGGATAGAATTTTCTGTGACATTCTTGTTTCGTTAAGACTTCCATGTCataaacttaaaatatatgGATGAAGTGCATCGGTAAAACTGATTTATAACTGAAAAAACGAATTGGTTTGTTTATTTTGGTTGTTTACCTATAGGTAACGTACGCTTTCTTATTAAAAGTATGACAATTTTTAGCTTAAAACCTATTTTTAGTTTAATAATGCACAAGAAAACGGCCCCAAGAGTTGTTTTTGTATTACAAGCTGATTCTTTTAATAAGATTACAGTTTCAAATTGATGGGATCGTTACGcaaatgaattaaaatatttataagaaatttcCTGAACTGTTCCCAACCAGTCAGGAAACGTCTCGGAAGATATGTAACGCGGGATCGCATAAAAAATAGCAATGGgtttttttgcaaaattaaattatttatttataagtcaGGGAAGAAATGTTATCTTCTTTTTATAAATCCTATCTCATTTGGAACACGCTGTAGCCCGGTCAACAGTTCTGCGATGCAGTAACAATTTGCGACCCGTGCACAAATTTGTGTAGCCAACTGAAGTGTTTCGCAGTAAGCGTTCCGCCCCCGCGGGTCAAAAGGGGGTGGTGGGAGGCAGAGGTGAAGGCCGTGCTTTCAACCCTACAGTAAACCCTCCCCTTTGCCGCTGCTGCCTTTTCTGCCTTTGCCGTCCAGGTCTGGCGGAAATATTGCGGAAATCGTTTATCATGTCGCCAATGGCTCTGTTTTAATAATTGCTGTCCGCGTTAAACGGTCGAAGAGGGAAAAAGGGGGAAAACCGGATGGGAAAGTGGGAGTGGCACGCCTCATTTGGGCTCGCAATCGGTTAGCAGAAGATGCGATGAAAGCGCACCGATTGGCACTTGCGATATATTCATGACTGCAACTCTTCCTCGGATTATGCGAGGTCTATTGCAATAGATCGGTTCTTGGGAGGCTGAATTAATGAAGTCAAATTGGTAATTGTAAGGGGATTTTGGAATTGTAACACATGCATTAAAATTGCGTTTTTGTAAGTacacttaaaatattaaatcctattaaataaatgtattatataAGTGTATATAAGCAACAACTGATTAGCTTACAATTAATAATAGAATTTTTAATATAGAATTACTATTTAGAAAGAACACTGATTTCATCTTATCTTGCTGGTATGTTACTAAGTCACGAGTTCGATCACTGATTAGGCTTTGTAAACAAGGTTCAAAAGGTTAATCATTTGATTATTATTAGCTGAGACTCTTTAATCTATGACTAAAAGACTCTAATATATTAGAATATGATTTGCCTATGCAAATACCAGGTGCTTCTTTACATAATTTTGAAATCATAGCTTAAATGTGGCTTTGAACAGTGGTTTTTTATTAACGAAATAtatatagttatatattttttgtctTGAAgcggaaatattaaaattataaagtGTTAATGACTTTTTTCGATACAATTATGAATCCTTTTTCATAGATTCCTACATGTTATGTGCATAGACCTTTCTCATTTTGACTGGACTTCCCATCCATCAACGCCATCTGTCAACGTACAAAGTTCGGATTCACCTTTAAACCAAATTTTTGGCCGCCGCATTTATTCTCACTCGGGTCCGTTCAAGTTCCACGTtaagtttgtttgtttgctcgCCTCAAGTTCAAGAGCAAACGATAACCTGTCCGCAGACGATTAGGTAA
Protein-coding regions in this window:
- the Mlh1 gene encoding DNA mismatch repair protein Mlh1, whose protein sequence is MEPGVIRKLDEVVVNRIAAGEIIQRPANALKELLENSLDAKSSHIQVQVKAGGLKLLQIQDNGTGIRREDLAIVCERFTTSKLSRFEDLAQIATFGFRGEALASISHVAHLCIQTKTAKEKCGFKATYSDGKLLGQPKPCAGNQGTIISIEDLFYNMPQRRQGLRSLAEEFQRLSDVLARYAVHNPHVGFTLRKQGDAHPALRTPVASSRSENIRIIYGAAISKELLEFSYRDDVFKFEADCLITQVNYSAKKSQMLLFINQRLVESTALKAAVDSVYATYLPRGHHPFVYMSLTLPPQNLDVNVHPTKHEVHFLYQDEIIEKIKQQVEARLLGSNSTRTFYKQLRLPGAPDLDETQAADKTQRIYPKEMVRTDSSEQKLDKFLAPLIKMESGVSLSSSQEAPPLPEESFRVTSAKKSREVRLSSVLDMRVRVERQCSVQVRSILKNIVYVGCVDEFRSLFQHETRLYICNTRSFSEELFYQRLIYEFQNLSEITINPPLPLKELLMLSLDSEAAGWTPEDGDKAELAASAAEVLLKKAPIMREYFGLRISEEGNVESLPSLVAQHRPNVAHLPVYLLRLATDVDWEHEARCFETFCRETARFYSKLDWREESAGAHSRWTTEHVLFPAFRKYLLPPPRLKEKIFELTNLPTLYKVFERC
- the LOC108019892 gene encoding succinate dehydrogenase assembly factor 2-A, mitochondrial — protein: MLRQLRMTLDISSWIFLPWTRCASNVRNPPPPLTSTFDDVIVDYEDPDYLPLPEYPVRPNEPLDIRKQRLLYQSRKRGMLENDLLISTFAAKHLQKFSAEQTALYDQLINGVSNDWDIYYWATDVKPVPKEYDTEIMMLLKEHVKNAERVSRLRQPDLNT